Proteins co-encoded in one Rhodococcus sp. PAMC28707 genomic window:
- the lepA gene encoding translation elongation factor 4, translated as MPSFADTTFTDPSRIRNFCIIAHIDHGKSTLADRMLQLTGVVDDRSMRAQYLDRMDIERERGITIKAQNVRLPWVIDGEEFVLHLIDTPGHVDFTYEVSRALEACEGAVLLVDAAQGIEAQTLANLYLALEKELTIIPVLNKIDLPAADPDRYAAEIAHIIGCEADDVLRVSGKTGVGVEELLNEVVKLVPAPVGNPDGPARAMIFDSVYDTYRGVVTYVRVVDGALNPREKVTMMSTGSTHELLEVGIVSPDPKATKGLGVGEVGYLITGVKDVRQSKVGDTVTTARKGATEPLTGYREPRPMVYSGLYPLDGSDYPDLRDALEKLQLNDAALTYEPETSVALGFGFRCGFLGLLHMEITRERLEREFNLELISTSPNVVYRVEMEDNAEHVVVNPSYWPEGKVRDVFEPMVKCTIITPSEFIGSIMELCQGRRGELGGMDYLSETRVELRYTIPMAEIIFDFFDILKSRTRGYASLDYEEIGEQSAALVKVDILLQGEAVDAFSAIVHKDAAAAYGNKMTTKLKELIPRQQFEVPIQAAIGSRIIARENIRAIRKDVLAKCYGGDISRKRKLLEKQKEGKKRMKTIGRVEVPQEAFVAALSSESSTDKPKK; from the coding sequence GTGCCCAGCTTCGCCGACACGACGTTCACCGATCCGTCCAGGATCAGGAACTTCTGCATCATCGCCCACATCGACCATGGCAAGTCGACGCTGGCAGATCGGATGTTGCAGCTCACGGGCGTCGTCGATGACCGGTCGATGCGGGCTCAGTACCTCGATCGTATGGACATCGAGCGTGAACGCGGCATCACGATCAAGGCTCAGAACGTTCGCCTTCCGTGGGTGATCGACGGCGAGGAATTCGTACTCCACCTCATCGACACACCCGGCCACGTCGACTTCACCTACGAGGTCTCTCGTGCGCTCGAGGCCTGTGAGGGCGCAGTGTTGCTGGTCGACGCCGCGCAGGGGATCGAAGCTCAGACGCTCGCGAACCTGTACCTCGCGCTCGAAAAAGAGCTGACGATCATTCCGGTCCTGAACAAGATCGATCTCCCCGCAGCGGACCCCGACCGCTATGCCGCCGAGATCGCGCACATCATCGGTTGCGAAGCGGACGACGTACTTCGTGTGTCGGGAAAGACGGGTGTCGGCGTCGAGGAATTGCTCAACGAGGTCGTCAAGCTTGTTCCCGCGCCAGTCGGAAATCCGGACGGGCCCGCGCGGGCAATGATTTTCGACTCCGTGTACGACACCTACCGCGGCGTCGTCACTTATGTTCGAGTGGTCGACGGGGCTCTCAATCCCCGCGAGAAGGTCACGATGATGTCGACCGGCTCGACTCACGAACTACTCGAAGTCGGGATCGTTTCACCCGACCCGAAAGCGACCAAGGGTCTCGGCGTCGGAGAGGTCGGATACCTGATCACCGGCGTCAAAGACGTTCGACAGTCGAAGGTCGGCGATACCGTGACCACGGCACGCAAGGGTGCGACGGAACCCCTCACCGGCTATCGCGAACCCCGCCCGATGGTGTACTCCGGCCTGTACCCACTCGATGGTTCCGACTACCCGGACCTGCGCGACGCACTCGAGAAGTTGCAACTCAACGACGCTGCACTTACCTACGAGCCCGAGACCTCGGTCGCGCTCGGATTCGGTTTCCGCTGCGGCTTCCTCGGGTTGCTGCACATGGAAATTACCCGTGAGCGCCTCGAACGGGAATTCAACCTCGAATTGATTTCCACCTCCCCGAACGTGGTGTATCGCGTCGAGATGGAAGACAACGCCGAACATGTGGTGGTCAATCCGTCGTACTGGCCCGAGGGCAAGGTCCGCGACGTCTTCGAGCCGATGGTGAAGTGCACCATCATCACCCCGAGCGAGTTCATCGGTTCGATCATGGAGCTCTGCCAGGGCAGGCGCGGTGAGCTGGGAGGAATGGACTATCTGTCGGAGACGCGTGTCGAACTGCGCTACACGATTCCTATGGCCGAGATCATCTTCGACTTCTTCGACATCTTGAAGTCGCGCACCCGTGGCTACGCGAGCCTCGACTACGAGGAGATCGGCGAGCAGAGCGCAGCTTTGGTCAAGGTGGACATCCTCCTTCAGGGTGAGGCAGTCGACGCCTTCTCCGCGATCGTGCACAAGGATGCCGCGGCCGCGTACGGAAACAAGATGACCACCAAGCTCAAAGAGTTGATTCCGCGCCAGCAGTTCGAGGTGCCCATTCAGGCTGCAATCGGGTCTCGAATCATCGCTCGCGAGAACATTCGCGCGATCCGCAAGGACGTGCTTGCCAAATGCTATGGCGGTGACATCAGCCGTAAGCGCAAACTCCTCGAGAAGCAGAAAGAGGGCAAGAAGCGGATGAAAACCATCGGTCGGGTCGAGGTTCCGCAAGAAGCCTTTGTTGCCGCGTTGTCTTCGGAGTCGTCGACGGACAAGCCGAAGAAGTGA
- a CDS encoding nitronate monooxygenase, with protein sequence MIRSTVILDGLRVPVISAPMAGGPSTVELASAVSNAGGLGMLGGALLDVDKLAAQVNSMRGTVFGVNLFIPDDPTGADVAAYARHLEPWFARYDVEPGELPRRDDYYSEKFSWLVEHPVPLVTSTFGTFSAAEVAALHEVGSEVWCTVTSGSEAHEAQANGVDALVVQGPESGGHRGSFDGSAPNVPLAGVLEVVRAASILPRIAAGGLMDGHDIAPLVSSGLAHAAQLGTAFLDTPEAGTRAVHREQLRKASGTAVTRAFSGRPARGLVNEFISENSDVAPLAYPDVHYLTGPMRAKAAAAGDPSGLSMWAGTGHLRARAVPAAELLAEWAQQLRQ encoded by the coding sequence GTGATTCGCTCCACGGTCATCCTCGACGGGCTTCGCGTCCCGGTGATCAGTGCGCCGATGGCCGGTGGGCCCTCGACCGTGGAACTCGCGTCAGCGGTGTCGAACGCGGGCGGACTGGGAATGCTCGGTGGTGCCCTGCTCGACGTCGATAAGCTTGCCGCACAGGTGAATTCGATGCGAGGCACTGTTTTCGGCGTCAACTTGTTCATCCCGGACGACCCGACAGGCGCCGATGTCGCTGCGTATGCACGGCATCTCGAGCCATGGTTCGCGCGGTACGACGTCGAACCGGGGGAGTTGCCGCGGCGCGACGACTACTATTCCGAAAAATTCAGCTGGCTCGTCGAGCACCCGGTTCCCCTCGTGACAAGCACGTTCGGCACGTTCAGTGCTGCGGAGGTCGCTGCGCTGCACGAAGTCGGGTCCGAGGTCTGGTGCACCGTGACGAGCGGGTCGGAAGCACACGAGGCGCAAGCCAACGGGGTGGACGCACTCGTGGTGCAAGGCCCCGAAAGCGGTGGCCATCGAGGAAGTTTCGATGGTTCGGCCCCGAATGTTCCGTTGGCCGGTGTACTCGAGGTCGTGCGGGCGGCGTCGATACTTCCACGTATTGCAGCGGGTGGATTGATGGACGGACACGACATCGCACCGCTGGTGTCGTCAGGATTGGCGCACGCCGCGCAGCTGGGCACGGCCTTTCTAGATACCCCGGAAGCCGGAACCAGGGCGGTCCATCGAGAGCAGCTGAGGAAGGCGTCCGGCACCGCGGTGACCCGTGCGTTTTCCGGCCGTCCAGCACGTGGACTCGTCAACGAGTTCATCTCGGAGAACTCCGACGTGGCACCGCTGGCCTACCCGGACGTGCACTATCTCACAGGCCCCATGCGGGCCAAGGCTGCCGCTGCGGGAGACCCGTCGGGACTGTCGATGTGGGCAGGCACGGGCCACCTCAGAGCCAGGGCGGTCCCCGCAGCCGAGCTGCTGGCCGAGTGGGCCCAGCAGCTACGGCAATGA
- a CDS encoding glycoside hydrolase family 15 protein produces MTAFENESTVVPVTDDSVLAAVAPDGDEHPSQGALASTEAPVSSLTSYRSAFPPIDDYAFLSDCETTCLMARNGSVEWMCIPRPDSPSVFGAVLDRSAGHFRVGPYGQSVPAARRYLPGGLIVETTWQTETGWLVVRDALVMGPWHNTDQRSRSHKRAPSDWDAEHILLRTVKCVSGTVELEMSCEPAFDYHRAAAQWEYTGKVYEQATATCEASTDGDQPTLTLTTNLRIGIEGREARARTRMAEGDNIFVALSWSHLAAPTTFDEAAEKMWRTAECWRQWITIGRFPDHPWRGYLQRSALTLKGLTYAPTGALLAASTTSLPETPGGERNWDYRYTWVRDSTFALWGLYTLGLDREANDFFSFMADVSRAENGDANPLQVMYGVGGEKILEESELTHLSGYDGARPVRVGNGAYNQEQHDIWGTMLDSVYLHVKSREHVPEFLWPLLKRQVEEAITNWRKPDRGIWEVRGEPQHFTSSKMMCWVALDRGSKLAEIHGESGYAAQWNEIADEIKADILEHGVDSRGVLTQRYGHPSLDASLLLAPLLRFLPPDDERIKATVLAIADELTEDGLVLRYRVDTTDDGLAGEEGTFTICSFWLVSALVEIGQLQRAKHLCQRLLGYASPLKLYAEELDAKTGRHLGNFPQAFTHLALINAVVHVIRAEEAQASGHFKPAHAN; encoded by the coding sequence ATGACGGCATTCGAGAACGAGTCGACAGTGGTCCCCGTAACCGACGATTCTGTCCTTGCAGCGGTTGCACCTGATGGCGACGAGCACCCTTCACAGGGCGCTCTGGCCAGCACCGAGGCCCCGGTTTCCAGCCTCACCTCGTATCGAAGCGCCTTCCCTCCGATCGACGATTATGCGTTTCTCTCCGATTGCGAGACGACGTGTCTCATGGCCAGGAACGGTTCCGTCGAGTGGATGTGTATTCCACGCCCCGACTCCCCGAGCGTGTTCGGTGCGGTACTGGACCGTAGCGCCGGCCATTTTCGGGTCGGGCCGTACGGCCAGTCGGTCCCGGCTGCCCGACGCTATCTGCCCGGCGGCCTGATCGTCGAGACGACGTGGCAGACCGAAACCGGTTGGCTCGTCGTACGCGATGCATTGGTGATGGGTCCGTGGCACAACACCGATCAGCGTTCCCGCTCACACAAACGGGCGCCATCCGATTGGGATGCCGAGCACATCCTTCTCCGCACGGTCAAATGTGTCAGTGGCACCGTCGAATTGGAAATGAGCTGCGAGCCGGCGTTCGACTACCACCGCGCTGCTGCGCAGTGGGAGTACACCGGCAAGGTCTACGAGCAGGCAACAGCAACATGCGAGGCCAGTACTGACGGGGACCAGCCCACGCTGACTCTGACGACCAATCTTCGTATCGGCATCGAGGGCCGAGAAGCTCGTGCTCGTACCCGTATGGCCGAGGGTGACAACATATTCGTGGCGCTCTCGTGGTCCCATCTGGCCGCCCCCACGACATTCGACGAGGCAGCGGAGAAGATGTGGCGAACCGCCGAGTGTTGGCGTCAGTGGATCACCATCGGACGATTCCCCGACCATCCGTGGCGCGGTTACTTGCAGCGCAGTGCGCTCACCCTCAAAGGCCTCACCTATGCACCCACCGGTGCCCTGTTGGCAGCGTCGACTACGTCACTGCCGGAAACGCCCGGTGGAGAGCGTAATTGGGATTATCGATACACCTGGGTACGCGACTCGACCTTCGCACTGTGGGGCCTCTACACACTCGGTCTCGACCGTGAGGCCAACGATTTCTTCTCGTTCATGGCCGATGTGTCCAGGGCCGAGAACGGCGATGCCAACCCGCTCCAAGTGATGTATGGCGTCGGCGGTGAGAAGATTCTCGAAGAGAGCGAGCTGACCCACCTGTCCGGTTACGACGGCGCCCGACCCGTCCGCGTCGGAAACGGCGCGTACAACCAGGAGCAGCACGATATCTGGGGAACGATGCTCGACTCGGTGTACCTGCACGTGAAGTCACGCGAACATGTGCCGGAGTTCTTGTGGCCGCTGCTCAAGCGACAGGTCGAGGAAGCGATCACGAACTGGCGCAAACCCGACCGCGGAATTTGGGAGGTGCGCGGCGAACCGCAGCATTTCACCTCGTCCAAAATGATGTGCTGGGTAGCGCTCGACCGCGGCTCGAAGCTTGCCGAAATCCACGGCGAGAGCGGCTATGCCGCGCAATGGAACGAGATCGCCGACGAAATCAAAGCCGATATCCTCGAGCACGGCGTCGACTCGCGCGGGGTATTGACTCAGCGGTACGGACACCCTTCTCTGGACGCGTCACTGCTGCTGGCGCCGTTGCTCAGATTTCTCCCACCCGACGACGAACGTATCAAGGCGACAGTGCTGGCCATTGCCGACGAGCTCACCGAGGACGGGTTGGTGCTTCGGTACCGCGTCGACACGACCGACGACGGTCTGGCGGGCGAGGAAGGCACCTTCACCATTTGTTCTTTCTGGCTGGTGTCGGCGCTCGTGGAGATCGGCCAGCTACAACGTGCCAAGCACCTGTGCCAACGTTTGCTGGGATACGCGAGCCCCTTGAAGCTCTATGCCGAAGAACTCGACGCAAAGACCGGTCGGCACCTCGGCAACTTCCCGCAAGCTTTCACTCACCTCGCGCTCATCAATGCCGTTGTTCACGTCATCCGAGCGGAGGAAGCTCAGGCCTCCGGACACTTCAAGCCCGCGCATGCCAACTGA
- a CDS encoding sulfate ABC transporter substrate-binding protein, whose translation MRHSSRYLLTTFAAVGTIVLSACGGGSSDVVGDSGGSSGGTALTLVGYAVPKNGWDAIGLAFAGSEAGEDSSINADYGASGNQSRKVADGAPADIVNFSVEPDVARLVKAGKVDEDWNQNAYGGVPFGSVVTLVVREGNPKNIRTWDDLLAPDVQVISPSPLSSGSAKWNLLAPYAAKSNGGQDRQAGLDYVQKLVSGHFPVQPESGRAATEAFLQGQGDVLISYENEALLIEEQGEKVEHIDVADTFRIDNPVAVVNTSGQLELADALNDYIYTDEGQKIWAEAGFRPVDPDVAAEYSDKFFTPEKLRTIDDLGGWSQVDADLFGDSGAITTIYSENTK comes from the coding sequence ATGAGACACAGCTCTCGTTACCTGCTCACCACCTTCGCTGCGGTGGGAACAATCGTTCTTTCCGCCTGCGGAGGTGGCTCCAGTGATGTGGTCGGTGACTCGGGCGGGTCCTCGGGTGGCACCGCGCTGACGCTCGTCGGTTACGCAGTGCCGAAGAACGGCTGGGATGCGATCGGGCTTGCATTCGCGGGAAGCGAAGCGGGCGAGGACAGTTCGATCAACGCCGACTACGGTGCCTCTGGCAATCAATCACGCAAAGTGGCCGACGGTGCCCCGGCAGACATCGTGAACTTCTCCGTCGAGCCGGATGTGGCGCGGTTGGTCAAGGCGGGCAAAGTCGATGAGGATTGGAACCAGAACGCTTACGGCGGTGTGCCTTTCGGATCGGTGGTCACCTTGGTCGTCCGCGAGGGCAACCCGAAGAATATTCGAACGTGGGACGATCTGCTCGCCCCTGATGTGCAGGTCATCAGTCCGAGCCCACTCAGCTCGGGTTCGGCCAAGTGGAATCTGCTGGCGCCGTACGCGGCAAAGAGCAACGGCGGTCAGGATCGGCAGGCAGGTCTCGATTACGTTCAGAAACTCGTGTCGGGACACTTTCCGGTACAACCGGAGTCGGGTCGCGCGGCGACCGAGGCGTTCCTGCAGGGGCAGGGAGATGTGCTGATCAGCTACGAGAACGAGGCACTCCTCATCGAAGAGCAGGGCGAGAAGGTCGAGCACATCGATGTGGCCGATACCTTCCGAATCGACAATCCTGTTGCTGTGGTGAACACCAGCGGCCAGCTGGAATTGGCCGATGCGCTCAACGACTACATCTATACCGACGAGGGACAGAAGATCTGGGCGGAGGCAGGATTTCGCCCCGTCGACCCGGACGTTGCAGCCGAGTACTCGGACAAGTTCTTCACCCCGGAGAAGCTGCGGACCATCGACGATCTCGGTGGTTGGAGTCAGGTCGACGCCGATCTGTTCGGTGACAGCGGTGCGATCACGACCATCTACAGCGAAAACACCAAGTAG
- the cysT gene encoding sulfate ABC transporter permease subunit CysT, whose amino-acid sequence MSTTIEAESRSWRASSRKGRKFRGPGSVGPLGLGVAVLWLSIIVLLPLAALLVKSFDNGLAGFWDAVTQPRAIATFKVTLEVSVATAIINLFLGTLIAWVLVRDEFPGKRFVNAVIDLPFALPTIVASLVLLSLYGPTSPVGLVFNATKPAVVVALLFVTLPFVVRAVQPVLIEIDKEVEEAAASLGAGNLTIFRRIVLPVLMPAVLSGAGLAFARAIGEFGSVVLIGGNIPGQTQIASQYIRELIEYDHQVDAAAISVVLLALAFVVLFVLRIVGSRLARREEQIR is encoded by the coding sequence ATGTCGACCACTATCGAGGCCGAGTCACGGTCATGGCGCGCTAGTTCGCGTAAGGGGCGTAAGTTCCGCGGTCCCGGCTCCGTCGGTCCGCTCGGCCTCGGAGTGGCGGTGTTGTGGTTGAGCATCATCGTGCTGCTGCCGCTCGCAGCGTTGTTGGTCAAGTCGTTCGACAACGGGCTTGCCGGTTTTTGGGATGCGGTAACCCAGCCGCGTGCGATCGCGACTTTCAAGGTGACGCTGGAAGTGTCGGTGGCCACCGCGATAATCAACCTTTTCCTTGGCACGCTCATCGCGTGGGTGCTCGTTCGGGACGAGTTTCCGGGCAAACGATTTGTCAATGCGGTTATCGACCTGCCGTTCGCGTTGCCGACGATCGTGGCGAGCCTCGTGCTGCTCTCGCTCTACGGCCCGACCAGCCCCGTCGGCCTGGTCTTCAACGCTACGAAGCCTGCCGTTGTCGTTGCGTTGCTGTTCGTAACCTTGCCGTTCGTGGTGCGAGCCGTGCAGCCCGTGCTCATCGAGATCGACAAGGAAGTGGAAGAAGCGGCCGCGTCCCTCGGGGCAGGTAACTTGACCATCTTCCGGCGCATCGTGCTTCCGGTGCTGATGCCCGCAGTTCTGAGCGGCGCAGGCTTGGCATTCGCCAGGGCTATCGGCGAATTCGGATCGGTTGTCCTCATCGGCGGCAACATCCCAGGGCAAACACAGATCGCATCCCAATACATCCGAGAGCTGATCGAGTACGACCATCAGGTCGATGCCGCGGCGATCTCGGTCGTCTTGCTCGCGTTGGCGTTCGTCGTGCTGTTCGTTCTGCGCATCGTGGGAAGTCGACTAGCTCGAAGAGAGGAACAGATCCGATGA
- the cysW gene encoding sulfate ABC transporter permease subunit CysW, giving the protein MKLGLPVKLSLRVVALFYLAALVLFPLGAILYRTFENGIAEFWGLITTPAAQSALQLSLLIVAIVVPINVVFGVITALALVRGRFRGRGVLEAVVDLPFAVSPIVTGVALILLWGANGWFGGIESLGFKIIFALPGMVIATIFVTLPFVVREVEPVLYEIGEEQEEAASTLGASSMQTFWRITLPAIRWGLTYGIVLTVARSLGEFGAVIMVSTNLPGVSQTLTLLVNSRYEDFNQAGAYAASTLLMAIAVIVLLLMTALDKKRTK; this is encoded by the coding sequence ATGAAGCTCGGGCTCCCGGTCAAGCTCTCGCTGCGGGTCGTTGCGTTGTTCTATCTCGCTGCGCTGGTGTTGTTTCCGCTCGGCGCCATCCTCTATCGGACGTTCGAAAATGGGATCGCCGAGTTCTGGGGACTGATAACGACGCCGGCCGCGCAGTCGGCACTGCAACTGTCGTTGCTGATCGTCGCGATCGTCGTTCCGATCAACGTCGTCTTCGGTGTCATCACTGCCCTTGCACTCGTGCGTGGACGGTTCCGTGGAAGGGGTGTCCTCGAGGCTGTCGTCGACCTTCCGTTCGCGGTCTCACCCATCGTCACCGGTGTCGCGCTCATCCTGCTGTGGGGCGCCAACGGTTGGTTCGGCGGCATCGAGAGTCTCGGCTTCAAAATCATTTTCGCTCTGCCCGGCATGGTGATAGCGACGATCTTCGTGACGCTGCCCTTCGTGGTGCGCGAAGTGGAGCCGGTGCTCTACGAAATCGGTGAAGAGCAGGAAGAAGCTGCATCGACATTGGGGGCTTCCTCGATGCAGACCTTCTGGCGGATCACACTCCCAGCCATTCGCTGGGGTCTGACATACGGAATCGTCCTGACCGTTGCCCGTTCGCTCGGCGAGTTCGGCGCCGTGATCATGGTGTCGACCAACTTGCCAGGCGTCTCGCAGACACTGACCTTGTTGGTGAATTCGCGATACGAGGACTTCAACCAAGCGGGTGCATACGCCGCATCCACCTTGCTCATGGCAATCGCCGTCATCGTATTGCTGCTGATGACTGCCCTCGACAAAAAGAGGACGAAGTAA
- a CDS encoding sulfate ABC transporter ATP-binding protein, which produces MTASKNNEIEISVVGANKKYGDFAALDNVSIDIPKGSLTALLGPSGSGKSTLLRSIAGLEQLDSGQVVLAGQDVTWVSPQRREIGFVFQHYAAFKHLSVRDNVAFGLTIRKRPKPEIKRKVDELLEIVGLAGFQSRFPAQLSGGQRQRMALARALAVDPQVLLLDEPFGALDAKVREDLRTWLRRLHDEVHVTTVLVTHDQEEALDVADRIAVLNKGRIEQVGTPEDLYDRPENDFVMSFLGQVAKLNGLLVRPHDIRVGRDPSMSLAQENGTAESAGVTRAIVERVVRLGFEVKVELKNAATGEPFTAQITRGDSEALQLNAGETVYVRATRIPKILNSKGTMAPAAGSTY; this is translated from the coding sequence ATGACTGCATCGAAGAACAACGAAATCGAGATCTCCGTCGTCGGCGCCAACAAGAAGTACGGCGACTTCGCCGCACTCGACAATGTCAGCATCGACATCCCCAAGGGCTCGTTGACGGCCTTGCTCGGGCCCAGCGGCTCCGGTAAGTCGACCTTGCTGAGGTCGATTGCAGGCCTGGAGCAACTCGACTCCGGTCAGGTGGTCCTGGCCGGTCAGGATGTCACGTGGGTGAGCCCACAGCGTCGTGAAATCGGATTCGTCTTTCAACACTATGCAGCCTTCAAGCACCTCAGCGTTCGCGACAACGTTGCATTCGGCCTGACGATCAGGAAGCGACCGAAACCCGAGATCAAGCGGAAGGTGGACGAACTCCTCGAGATCGTCGGCCTCGCCGGCTTCCAGTCGAGGTTTCCGGCGCAGCTTTCGGGCGGCCAACGGCAGCGCATGGCACTGGCACGCGCGCTCGCGGTCGACCCGCAAGTCCTGCTGCTCGACGAACCGTTCGGCGCCCTCGATGCGAAGGTCCGTGAGGATCTTCGAACCTGGCTGCGCCGATTGCACGACGAGGTTCATGTCACGACGGTATTGGTGACGCACGATCAAGAAGAGGCACTCGACGTCGCCGACCGGATCGCGGTGCTCAACAAGGGCCGGATCGAGCAGGTCGGTACCCCCGAGGACCTCTACGATCGTCCCGAGAACGACTTCGTGATGTCCTTCCTCGGGCAGGTCGCAAAGCTCAACGGACTACTGGTCCGGCCGCACGACATTCGCGTCGGTCGGGATCCGAGCATGTCGCTGGCGCAGGAGAACGGGACAGCCGAATCTGCGGGCGTGACTCGCGCCATCGTCGAACGCGTCGTACGTCTCGGATTCGAGGTGAAGGTCGAACTGAAGAATGCTGCAACCGGAGAACCCTTCACCGCGCAGATCACTCGCGGCGACAGTGAAGCGCTCCAGCTCAACGCCGGAGAGACGGTGTACGTCCGTGCCACACGTATCCCGAAGA